The stretch of DNA GTTAGTATAAACGACTTATTTATTTACAAGATGTTATTTGAAGTCTGTCGTTGAAAAACCAACCTAGTGGACCCACACTTAGCTAAATAAAACTTACCTACATAGCTTTTAAATTTAATTAAAGTTAAGGACATATTATGAAAACAGCAGTGATCACCGGTGCCAATCGAGGTATAGGATTAGCAATGGCTCAACAATTATCTGAGCAGGGTTGGGAAATCATCGGCATTTGTCGATCGGATTCTGAAGAACTCGAAGCCATCGCCAACATGGTAATAAGTGGAATTGACGTGACTCAACCTGAACATATTCAGCAGGTAACAAAAATACTTGGTGACACTAAAGTTGATTTATTAATCAACAATGCTGGATTACTGCAAGACGAGAAACTGGGCGAAATCGACTTTGATTCAATCCGTGAGCAGTTTGAAATTAATACTATTGCGCCACTTATGGTGACTGAAGCATTGTTACCAAACATGAGCGAAGGTAGTAAAG from Psychrosphaera aestuarii encodes:
- a CDS encoding SDR family oxidoreductase; protein product: MKTAVITGANRGIGLAMAQQLSEQGWEIIGICRSDSEELEAIANMVISGIDVTQPEHIQQVTKILGDTKVDLLINNAGLLQDEKLGEIDFDSIREQFEINTIAPLMVTEALLPNMSEGSKVALITSRMGSISDNGSGGRYGYRASKAALNAFGKSLAIDLKEQGIAVGLLHPGYVQTRMVNFGGHITPEEAAEGLLARIDELNLENTGGFWHSNGESLPW